The window TCCGCTAGTGCGTTGGCTCGGTTAGATCTTCAGACGGAAAGTTACAGCAAATGGGAAGCCTTTGGGATTCTCCTTGTTGTTTCCCTAACGGGTTTTGGTTTAGGTATATTGGCGAAGCTGTGGGATTGGCCGATTGACACCAAGAATTTACTGCCTCGGTGAAGAGGCTACGGCTTCCGAAGAAAATGGCCTGTAGCCTTATTAGAGGTATTGAAGCTCAATCGTCCTGTGGTGGTCGAATCTTTACTTCTCCTTGGGGTGTTACAATCACTTGACCCCCTAATGCTTCAATGCGAGATATAACAATTTGGCGAGTACGCTCATCCGTTACATTACTGAATATCATTGCCCAAGCTCCCACTTGAGCCGACTTACTTAAGGGGTTACGGGCTAGGAACTGAGCCGTTTGGCGTGAAAAGGCGGCGATTTTCTGACTTTCTGGATCGGGATAAAGGCTTGCCCACTCGGCTGCTTTCTCAAAGGATTGTCTTGCTGCCTGAGGATTGCCTAAAAACAACAACTCATCAATTCCCTTAAGACGCCAAACGTAATAGGACTTGGGGGGAGACTTAGGAGACATGGACTTTAACCCCTTCTCCATCAACGCGACTGACAACTCTGGCTTGGCGGCGTACAAAGAAATACTGGTAGAAAGAGGGATGTAAGCACCTAAAAACCGGGAGTCGCGAGCAATAATGATTTTGAAGTACTCTGGAGAGAGAGCATAACCTGTCTGTAAGCGAGCATTATCATCCCCGAAGTATTGTAGGAAATTCAGGAAGACCCAATCTGCCAGCAGATTATCAAAGCCAAATGCCGGAGTTCGCTCAAGGAGATTGAGGCGCAACTTTTCTAAGTTGACTTCTTGCTGGAGGGCTTCAGGTGTTGTGTTTTGGGTTCTACTCTTGAGGTCATTCAGTTGAGGCACCTGTAGCATCCCAACGACTACAACACACACTACAGCAATAATAGATGTGGTGACCACTTGATTTAGGCGGTGACGAGATGGGGAAAGCATAAACACATCAGTCAACTACTGAGCGATTATAGTTTTCAGCAGGCATGACTCAGCTAGCACTGTTGAAGCTTTAAGTCACACTGATTACCTATAGCACCGAATTTGCCTGATCGCTAAATGCCATGAACTGGGTAAGTTAAAGATAGCTCTTTCACCGAACCCCAAGGTGTATGAACAAGCCAAAAAGCTCAATGATCCATAACCTGACATAACTTTAGATTAGGGCATGACTCAAAATACATCATCTCAGAAACCTTTGATGCGGTTTCTCATTATTCTTTCCGGCTTAGCCTTTGCTGGTACCTCAATATTTGGTATGGCTGAGCTATTCATGAAGGGCTTCCAAGAACCACCCAAAAATGCTCAGACAGCTACCCCATCGCCCAACTCTCAACTGAAAGAGATAGAAAAGGGATATGAACGGGTTTTACAGCGGGAACCAGAGAATCAGTTCGCTTTGCAAAAGTTAGTGGAGATTCGCCTGCAAATGAACGATCTTCAGGGAGCAATACCACTCATGGAGAAGCTGGTTAAGCTCAATCCAGATAATGCTCAATACAAAGCACTACTAGAGGGAATCAAGCAGCGCGTTGGTACAGAGGGTACAACGGAGAAAAAGGGCGGGCGTTAATCGAGCTTCACCACAGTATTTCCTAAAATTTAAGAATAAAAGCACAAAATCAACTGAGATAAGCTATTCAGCCTTAAATCGCTTATTCTAATTTGCTGTCAAAATTCAGACGTAAGACATTAGAGTTTTACTCATATCCCGTTTAGATGCCTAACAGTTTCAGAGAAAATCTACTTAACTCAATTTTCTAGTTACTATGTCTAACTCTAAACTTGATCAAATAATTCCTCCAGAAATTAAAAATGATGAATTTTATACTCTTATTAAAAGAATCTCTGAGGAAGAGGATATAAAAACTGTTCTAGAGATAGGTTCATCTTCAGGGGAAGGAAGCACTGAAGCTTTGGTAGCGGGCTTACGAAACAACCCAAATCAGCCCATATTATTTTGTATGGAAGTTTCAAAAACTAGATTCACTGAGTTACAAAAACGTTATCAGACCGATTCTTTTGTTAAGTGTTACAATATCTCATCTATTTCTATAGAACAATTTCCTGATAAAAATGAAATCATTGAATTTTATAATACAATTCCGACTAATTTAAATCATTATCCTCTAGCACAAATTCTAGGTTGGTTGAACCAGGATATTGAGTATGTCAAAAAGAATAACGTCTCTGAAAATGGCATTAAAAAAATCAAAGAAGAGAATAATATAGAATATTTCGACTTGGTGTTGATAGATGGCTCTGAATTTACGGGCAAAGTTGAATTTGCGGAAGTATACGGAGCTAAAATTATCGCTTTAGATGATATTAATAGCTTTAAAAACTATCAAACTTGGAAAAAACTTTGTACTGATTCAAATTATGCTCTCATTGCTCAAAACTTTCATGTACGTAATGGCTACGCCGTTTTCCAAAGGCAGACAAATCCACACCTTAATTATCAATCTGTTAAATCGGCTGTTGAAATCATAGAAGGTTTCATGGTTCCGGGGCAGGAAGAGTATCTCTTTAATAAGATAAAATCTCTTCCTACTGATGCCGTAATTGTAGAAATTGGCTCCTATAAAGGTCGTTCTACAGTAGCAATGGCTTATGCCTGTGTAGGAACTCAGCGAAAAATCTTTTGCATCGATACCTGGGACGGGAATGACTCCGATTTTTTAGCTCGAAACTTTTTCGATATTTGGCAAGAGAATATTCAAAAAAATAATCTTGAGCAATATGTAGAGCCGTTGCAGGGTCAGTCTCATGACATTTTAAGTCGATGGAGTGAACTGACGAATGAAAAAAAAATTGATTTTATTTTTATAGATGGTTCTCATGAGTATTTAGATGTATTACGCGATTTTGAACTGTCATATCCTCTTGTGAAAGAGGGAGGATGGATAGCTTTTCACGATGTCGTCCAGACATGGCCTGGGCCGGAAAGAGTATGGTACAACACAGCTCAATTTTACCTGACCAACCATGAGTATTCATCAACTCTTGCTTGTGGTCGCAAGGTTTCTAGTCTGTACACGAGTGCACAATCATTACCTATTCACTTTTTTACCATAGTTCTTAATGGTGAACCCTTTATTCGCTACCATATTGAAGTTTTTAAGCAACTGTCCTTCAAATGGCATTGGCATATTATTGAGGGTGTAGCCGACTTGAAGCATGACACAGCTTGGAGCCTTCAACTCGGTGGACAAATTACTAATCAATTCCATCGTAATGGACGCAGCAATGATGGCACTTCAGAATACTTAGACGAATTATCGCGGCTATATCCTGACAATGTTACTGTTTACCGCAAGCCAGACGGAGTTTTTTGGAACGGAAAACAGGAAATGGTGAATGCTCCATTGACCGAAATTCAGGAGGAATGTTTACTATGGCAGGTAGATGTAGATGAACTATGGACTGTTGAACAACTATGTGTTGGACGACAGATGTTCATCAATAACCCTGAAAAAACAGCAGCTTTCTACTGGTGCTGGTATTTTGTCGGAGGAAATTTAATTATCAGCACTCGTTACTGTTATGGAGAAAATCCGAACCAGGAGTGGTTACGAACTTGGAGGTATAAACCTGGGGCTGTTTGGCTAGCTCATGAACCGCCCAGATTAGCGGAATCTTTGCCGAATGGTGAATGGAGAGACGTAGCATCGATTTCACCTTTCTTGCATTCAGAGACAGAACAGCTTGGTTTGGTATTTCAACACTTTGGTTATACGACCCCAGAACAGTTGCGTTTTAAAGAGCAATACTATGGTTATAAAAACGCCATTTCATCTTGGGAAGCTTTACAGGTACAGACAAAGTTTCCGGTTTTATTGCGTGAATATTTTCCGTGGGTTGGTGATGACACGATGGTTGATGCGGCCCAATCAATTGGGGTTGTACCAATCGCAAAAAGGGAAGAATTCAACGCAGGTTGGCGGTTTTTGACCCCTAAGGAAGTCCAGGTAGAAGCGGCTAAAGTACTTCAGAAACCATCACCGAAAATTATTATTGATGGTGTATTTTTCCAGCTTTATCAAACTGGAATTGCTCGTGTCTGGAGATCATTACTGGAAGAGTGGGTAGAAGATGGATTTGCTCAACATCTTATTGTCCTTGACCGAGCTGGCATGGTACCCAAAATTTCTGGGATTCGCTATCGAGCTGTACCACTCTATGACTACAACAATACCGACGCTGACCGTGAAATGTTGCAGCAAGTTTGTGATGCAGAGGGGGCAGATTTATTTATTTCAACTTACTACACTACACCCCTATCTACGCCTTCGGTATTCATGGCGTATGATCTGATTCCAGAGTTCCTAGGATGGGATCTTAACAATCCTATGTGGATAGAAAAACATTATGGAATTCGACAGGCGTGTGCCTATATTGCTATCTCTCGCAATACAGCAGTTGATCTGGAAAAGTTTTTTCCTAATATTCCTCTAGAGTCGATAACAATTGCACACCCTGGCGTTAAAGCTCCTTTTTCGCAAGCTAGTATTCAAGAAATTAATAATTTCAGAAATAAGTATGGAATTACTAAGCCATACTTTATCCTAGTAGGTGCTGGTGGCGGTTATAAAAACACCATTTTATTTCTAAAAGCTTTTGCCCAACTTTTTAGTAAACAGGGATTTGAGATTGTTTGTACAGGCAGTGGCTTAGTATTAGAACCTAAGTATAGAGACTATACCTCGGGTAGCGTTGTCCATATGCTGCAACTTACTGATGAAGAATTGAGAGTTGCTTATTCGGGGGCTGTTGCTTTAGTGTACCCCTCACAATATGAAGGGTTTGGGCTGCCTTTACTGGAGGCTATGGCTTGTGGTTGTCCAGTGATTACTTGCCCCAATGCTTCTATTTCGGAAGTAGCCGGGGAAGCTGCTCTGTATGTAAATGATAATGATGTTAATGGACTTGCAAATGCCCTTTGCGATATCCAAAAGCCTGAGATTCGTAACTCATTAATAGCCAATGGCTTAGAGCAAGCAAGAAAATTCTCATGGTCAAATATGGCAACAAGAGTTAGATCAGCTCTAATTGATGCTACCCTTTTGCGTTTAAATCTAAAGGATATAAATTTAATTATTTTCCCAGATTGGTCTAAACCCGAAGAGTCCTTGAATTCGGATTTAGAACGAGTACTCGCTGCGATCGCAACTCATGCTGACAGAAGCCGTACTACCCTGCTAATCGACACCAGCAGCATTTCTGAGGAAGATGCTAATCTGTTTTTGTCTGGCGTGGCAATGAATCTTTTCATGCAAGAAGACTTAGATATTACTGAGGAATTTGTAATTTCCCTGGTCGGAAAGTTGGGGCAAATTCAATGGCAAGCTCTCTTGCCTCGCCTTAAGGCTCGAATTGTCTTAGAGTGCGAAAGCCAGGAGGCGATCGGGGAGGCAGGAGCAGAAACTGTTCCAATTTCTAAACTTATACCGTGAAGGTTATGCAGAATCCAGTTACGAAAGTCTTATTTTCCGTTGGGATAGGAAAGCTGAAAGCTCCCTTTACATACCTCTCCAGTCCTCGGTTCAAACAGTATGCCGAGTACCACGGTTTTGAATATTGTGAAATTACTGAATATACTGCTGTCACCCATCGAGATCCAAAGTGGATAAAAATTCACTATATTCTACAGCTTTTAGATGAGCTAAACTCGGGTGACTTAATCTCTTTTTTGGATGCTGATATTGCTGTTGTGCGTGGTGATATAGAGTTGACGACTAACAAGAGCATAGCTTTTGCC of the Allocoleopsis franciscana PCC 7113 genome contains:
- a CDS encoding class I SAM-dependent methyltransferase; translated protein: MSNSKLDQIIPPEIKNDEFYTLIKRISEEEDIKTVLEIGSSSGEGSTEALVAGLRNNPNQPILFCMEVSKTRFTELQKRYQTDSFVKCYNISSISIEQFPDKNEIIEFYNTIPTNLNHYPLAQILGWLNQDIEYVKKNNVSENGIKKIKEENNIEYFDLVLIDGSEFTGKVEFAEVYGAKIIALDDINSFKNYQTWKKLCTDSNYALIAQNFHVRNGYAVFQRQTNPHLNYQSVKSAVEIIEGFMVPGQEEYLFNKIKSLPTDAVIVEIGSYKGRSTVAMAYACVGTQRKIFCIDTWDGNDSDFLARNFFDIWQENIQKNNLEQYVEPLQGQSHDILSRWSELTNEKKIDFIFIDGSHEYLDVLRDFELSYPLVKEGGWIAFHDVVQTWPGPERVWYNTAQFYLTNHEYSSTLACGRKVSSLYTSAQSLPIHFFTIVLNGEPFIRYHIEVFKQLSFKWHWHIIEGVADLKHDTAWSLQLGGQITNQFHRNGRSNDGTSEYLDELSRLYPDNVTVYRKPDGVFWNGKQEMVNAPLTEIQEECLLWQVDVDELWTVEQLCVGRQMFINNPEKTAAFYWCWYFVGGNLIISTRYCYGENPNQEWLRTWRYKPGAVWLAHEPPRLAESLPNGEWRDVASISPFLHSETEQLGLVFQHFGYTTPEQLRFKEQYYGYKNAISSWEALQVQTKFPVLLREYFPWVGDDTMVDAAQSIGVVPIAKREEFNAGWRFLTPKEVQVEAAKVLQKPSPKIIIDGVFFQLYQTGIARVWRSLLEEWVEDGFAQHLIVLDRAGMVPKISGIRYRAVPLYDYNNTDADREMLQQVCDAEGADLFISTYYTTPLSTPSVFMAYDLIPEFLGWDLNNPMWIEKHYGIRQACAYIAISRNTAVDLEKFFPNIPLESITIAHPGVKAPFSQASIQEINNFRNKYGITKPYFILVGAGGGYKNTILFLKAFAQLFSKQGFEIVCTGSGLVLEPKYRDYTSGSVVHMLQLTDEELRVAYSGAVALVYPSQYEGFGLPLLEAMACGCPVITCPNASISEVAGEAALYVNDNDVNGLANALCDIQKPEIRNSLIANGLEQARKFSWSNMATRVRSALIDATLLRLNLKDINLIIFPDWSKPEESLNSDLERVLAAIATHADRSRTTLLIDTSSISEEDANLFLSGVAMNLFMQEDLDITEEFVISLVGKLGQIQWQALLPRLKARIVLECESQEAIGEAGAETVPISKLIP
- a CDS encoding tetratricopeptide repeat protein, whose protein sequence is MTQNTSSQKPLMRFLIILSGLAFAGTSIFGMAELFMKGFQEPPKNAQTATPSPNSQLKEIEKGYERVLQREPENQFALQKLVEIRLQMNDLQGAIPLMEKLVKLNPDNAQYKALLEGIKQRVGTEGTTEKKGGR